From Zingiber officinale cultivar Zhangliang chromosome 5B, Zo_v1.1, whole genome shotgun sequence, the proteins below share one genomic window:
- the LOC121986510 gene encoding F-box/kelch-repeat protein At3g61590-like, with protein sequence MPRDSVGEEEEEEEEEDKGTLLSWDAILPDELLQKVLSLLPIANIIKLSIVCKRWYEVVHSCPPMSWEMMAPQKPLFFRSCFNDCAFSGIVYDPCLLRWCNFNFPRLEKSMWCTSSSCGLVCLMNPNDGSRLLVGNPIKRDWKQLPQVPAGSFPHYIALALSFDRRTRGYTVVVAKCTCTQQLPRKSKQWHLSVHMFQSTTKSWATPFAQDLGLWKGSYEAVICDGVLYYFMSHQDLTTPHLMAFDLMKPPSSIQSLLQESIPAPYPLIYAGLINLSNKLVMVGVKDNWPHEGVVILELEDKTWREVAQMPISMYKKLRCNYLKCCCGAGDFLFMQSVMWPALLTFDMRQKVWKWSSHHYVEQFDFCNRLKSLFYCGFCFEPRLDVSS encoded by the coding sequence ATGCCTAGAGATAGTGtcggcgaggaggaagaagaagaagaagaagaagacaagggAACATTGCTGTCGTGGGACGCCATTCTACCTGACGAACTCCTGCAGAAGGTGCTCTCCTTGTTGCCCATCGCCAACATCATCAAATTGAGCATCGTGTGCAAACGGTGGTACGAGGTGGTTCACTCCTGCCCCCCGATGTCGTGGGAGATGATGGCGCCACAGAAGCCATTGTTCTTCAGATCCTGCTTTAACGACTGTGCCTTCTCGGGCATCGTGTACGACCCTTGTCTCCTCCGATGGTGCAACTTCAACTTCCCCCGCTTAGAAAAGAGTATGTGGTGCACATCCTCCTCATGCGGCCTGGTCTGCTTGATGAACCCCAATGACGGGAGCCGCTTATTGGTCGGCAATCCCATCAAGAGAGACTGGAAGCAGCTTCCTCAAGTCCCCGCCGGCTCTTTCCCTCACTACATCGCGCTCGCCTTGTCGTTTGATCGCCGCACACGCGGCTACACCGTGGTAGTCGCCAAGTGCACCTGCACCCAGCAATTGCCAAGGAAGTCCAAGCAATGGCACTTATCGGTCCACATGTTCCAATCGACGACGAAATCGTGGGCCACTCCCTTCGCCCAAGACCTCGGCCTCTGGAAAGGCAGCTACGAGGCCGTCATATGCGACGGCGTGCTCTACTACTTCATGAGCCATCAAGATCTGACCACCCCCCACTTAATGGCGTTCGACCTCATGAAGCCACCCTCTAGCATTCAGTCACTACTTCAAGAATCTATTCCTGCACCATACCCTCTTATCTATGCTGGGTTGATCAACCTGTCGAACAAATTGGTCATGGTCGGCGTGAAAGACAACTGGCCGCACGAGGGAGTGGTGATTTTGGAACTCGAGGATAAGACATGGCGGGAAGTGGCTCAAATGCCCATCTCCATGTACAAGAAGTTACGTTGCAACTACTTAAAATGCTGCTGCGGCGCCGGCGACTTCCTCTTCATGCAATCCGTAATGTGGCCAGCACTACTTACCTTCGACATGAGGCAGAAGGTGTGGAAATGGTCAAGCCACCACTACGTTGAGCAGTTTGACTTCTGCAACAGACTGAAGTCCCTATTCTACTGCGGCTTCTGCTTCGAACCGAGGCTCGACGTCTCCTCCTGA